A single Defluviitalea saccharophila DNA region contains:
- a CDS encoding glutamine synthetase III → MIMDIPNLFGSMVFNDKVMRQRLPKDVYKALKRTIAEQKHLNLDVANVVASAMKEWAIEKGATHFTHWFQPMTGVTAEKHDSFISPSGDDNIIMEFSGKELVRGEPDASSFPSGGIRSTFEARGYTAWDPTSYAFVKDNTLYIPTAFCSYSGEALDKKTPLLRSMEVINKEAKRILRLFGNKDVKRVIATVGPEQEYFLIDKELYEKRPDLIYCGRTLFGARPPKGQELEDHYFASIKPRVSAFMKELDEELWKLGVLAKTKHNEVAPAQHEIAPIFSTVNVAADHNQLIMELMKKIANKHNLVCLLHEKPFAGVNGSGKHNNWSISTNTGVNLLEPGETPYENAQFLLFLSAVIKAVDEYQDLLRISVASAGNDHRLGANEAPPAIISIFLGDELTEIIESIENDTCYNQKEKCQMEIGATVLPHFPKDTTDRNRTSPFAFTGNKFEFRMLGSSSSISDPNVVLNTIVAESLSQFADRLEKASDFKAELTSIVKETIRNHKRIIFNGNNYSDEWVKESEKRGLLNLKSTVEALPYFIAEKNVKLFTKHNIFSEAEINSRYHIMLEEYIKVLHIEALTLLDMTKRGIIPSVISYLKDLSEVALNKKSIGKDFNCKLEETLIESISDLGACLYRNVEKLDNSILEAKNQETLLDTAKYYREVVFIAMQELRSVIDNLETKVGKKYWAFPTYGELLYSVY, encoded by the coding sequence ATGATTATGGATATCCCAAATTTATTTGGAAGCATGGTTTTTAATGATAAGGTAATGAGACAAAGATTACCTAAAGATGTATATAAAGCACTCAAAAGAACAATTGCAGAACAAAAGCATTTGAATTTAGATGTAGCAAATGTTGTGGCCAGTGCCATGAAAGAATGGGCAATTGAAAAAGGAGCTACACATTTTACTCATTGGTTCCAACCGATGACAGGTGTAACAGCAGAAAAACATGACAGTTTTATTTCTCCTTCTGGCGATGATAATATCATCATGGAGTTTTCAGGCAAAGAACTTGTACGAGGAGAACCTGATGCTTCAAGCTTTCCAAGCGGAGGAATTCGATCAACTTTTGAAGCCCGTGGATATACTGCCTGGGATCCTACTTCATATGCGTTTGTAAAGGATAACACCCTTTATATCCCAACTGCTTTCTGTTCATACAGCGGAGAAGCTCTTGACAAGAAAACTCCTCTGCTCCGTTCAATGGAAGTCATTAATAAAGAAGCTAAAAGAATTTTAAGACTCTTTGGAAATAAAGATGTAAAAAGAGTTATAGCAACTGTAGGTCCGGAACAGGAGTACTTCTTAATAGATAAAGAATTATATGAAAAACGTCCTGATTTAATTTATTGCGGCAGAACTTTGTTTGGCGCAAGACCTCCAAAAGGTCAGGAATTAGAAGATCATTATTTTGCTTCTATTAAGCCAAGAGTTTCCGCCTTCATGAAAGAATTAGATGAAGAACTTTGGAAACTAGGTGTGCTTGCTAAAACGAAACACAATGAGGTAGCTCCTGCCCAACATGAGATAGCTCCAATATTTTCAACAGTTAATGTTGCAGCAGACCATAACCAATTGATCATGGAACTTATGAAAAAGATTGCAAATAAACACAATCTTGTTTGTCTGCTGCATGAAAAACCTTTTGCAGGGGTTAATGGAAGCGGAAAACATAATAACTGGTCTATTTCAACCAATACTGGTGTAAATCTTTTAGAACCAGGTGAAACACCTTATGAAAATGCGCAATTTTTATTATTCTTATCCGCTGTGATCAAAGCAGTTGATGAATATCAGGATTTACTCCGTATATCCGTAGCAAGTGCAGGTAATGATCATAGATTGGGAGCTAACGAAGCACCTCCTGCTATTATTTCCATTTTCCTTGGAGATGAACTGACAGAAATTATAGAATCCATTGAAAATGATACCTGCTACAATCAAAAGGAAAAATGTCAAATGGAAATCGGAGCAACTGTACTGCCCCATTTCCCTAAGGATACTACCGACAGAAACAGAACTTCTCCATTTGCCTTCACAGGTAATAAATTTGAATTTAGAATGCTTGGTTCAAGTTCCTCTATCTCTGATCCTAATGTTGTTCTTAATACAATCGTTGCAGAAAGCCTGTCTCAGTTTGCGGATAGACTTGAAAAGGCTTCTGATTTTAAAGCAGAATTAACTTCAATCGTCAAAGAAACCATCAGAAACCATAAGAGAATTATATTTAATGGCAACAATTACTCCGATGAATGGGTTAAAGAATCCGAAAAACGAGGACTTTTAAATCTTAAGTCCACAGTTGAGGCTCTTCCATATTTTATAGCTGAGAAAAATGTAAAATTATTTACTAAACACAATATTTTCTCTGAAGCAGAAATTAATTCAAGATATCATATCATGTTAGAAGAATATATCAAAGTACTGCACATTGAAGCGCTTACCTTACTTGATATGACGAAGAGAGGAATTATTCCTTCTGTGATCAGCTATCTAAAAGATTTAAGTGAAGTTGCTCTTAATAAAAAATCTATTGGTAAAGATTTTAATTGTAAATTGGAAGAAACCTTAATTGAATCAATATCCGATTTAGGTGCATGCCTATATAGAAATGTCGAAAAGCTGGATAACTCAATCCTTGAAGCTAAAAATCAAGAGACTCTCTTAGATACAGCA
- the asnA gene encoding aspartate--ammonia ligase — translation MKKTVIPKDYKPLLNLYETQTAIGMLKRIFEDEIKRALNLKRVSAPLFVDPNTGLNDNLNGVERPVSFDILETKTEAQIVHSLAKWKRMALHKYGFQPGEGLYTDMNAIRRDEEMDNLHSIYVDQWDWEKVITREDRNTDYLKETVKLIVNAVCNTLDELKKEFPLIPVELSRDVSFVTTQELEDMYPELSPKEREDVYLKEHKTAFVMQIGDLLKSGQKHDGRSPDYDDWKLNGDIVFWNDVLGRAFEVSSMGIRVDEKALDEQLTKAGWDEKRTLPFHKMLLNGELPLTMGGGIGQSRLCMLLLAKAHIGEVQVSIWNDETIASCKEAGIELL, via the coding sequence ATGAAAAAAACTGTAATACCAAAGGACTATAAACCTTTACTAAACCTCTACGAAACTCAGACAGCAATAGGAATGTTAAAAAGAATTTTTGAAGATGAGATCAAAAGAGCTTTAAATCTAAAAAGGGTTTCTGCTCCACTATTTGTTGATCCAAATACAGGACTTAATGATAACTTAAACGGCGTAGAACGTCCAGTAAGCTTTGATATATTAGAAACTAAAACTGAAGCACAGATTGTTCACTCTCTTGCAAAGTGGAAGAGGATGGCTCTTCATAAGTATGGTTTTCAGCCTGGAGAAGGCCTTTATACGGATATGAACGCAATCCGAAGAGATGAAGAAATGGATAACTTACATTCTATTTATGTAGATCAATGGGACTGGGAAAAAGTAATTACCAGAGAAGACCGTAATACAGACTACTTAAAAGAAACAGTTAAGCTTATTGTCAATGCTGTTTGCAATACTCTGGATGAACTAAAGAAGGAATTTCCCCTAATTCCAGTTGAATTATCTCGTGATGTAAGCTTTGTTACCACTCAAGAACTGGAAGATATGTATCCTGAATTATCTCCTAAAGAAAGAGAAGATGTTTATTTAAAAGAACATAAGACCGCATTTGTTATGCAAATAGGAGATTTATTAAAATCCGGTCAGAAACATGATGGCCGTTCACCAGACTATGATGATTGGAAACTCAATGGAGACATCGTATTTTGGAATGACGTACTTGGCAGAGCTTTTGAAGTTTCTTCCATGGGTATTCGTGTAGATGAAAAAGCCCTGGATGAACAATTGACAAAAGCAGGCTGGGATGAAAAGAGAACTCTTCCATTCCATAAAATGCTTTTAAATGGAGAATTACCTCTTACAATGGGTGGCGGAATTGGGCAATCCAGATTGTGTATGTTACTGCTGGCTAAAGCCCATATAGGAGAAGTACAGGTATCTATTTGGAATGATGAAACTATTGCATCCTGTAAAGAAGCAGGAATAGAACTTTTATAA
- a CDS encoding glutamine amidotransferase family protein yields MLKEGEIRIPSGCAISGIFSKSGKRISGESIIKSIATMHDRSNGLGGGFAAYGIYPEYKDYYAFHIFYDGNISKKECEEFLERHFDIINLSKIPTRKTPGITDVPLIWRYFVTPLPTKLNESQLDEKEFVARCVMKINTKINGAYVFSSGKNMGVFKAVGYPEDVGEFYRLSEYEGYSWTAHGRYPTNTPGWWGGAHPFALLDYSVVHNGEISSYDANRRSIEMYGYKCTLQTDTEVITYIIDYLNRKIGLNLEEISAVVAAPFWQVIDRMPKEEKEKYTYLRSAFASLLITGPFSILVGFDGGMMALNDRLKLRSMVVGEKDDMVYMASEECAIRVIEQNLDKVWSPQGGEAVIVTLNGGAK; encoded by the coding sequence ATGCTGAAAGAAGGAGAAATACGAATACCATCCGGTTGTGCTATATCGGGAATTTTTTCAAAGTCGGGCAAAAGAATTAGTGGGGAATCTATTATTAAGTCGATTGCAACAATGCATGACCGCTCTAATGGTTTAGGAGGAGGATTCGCTGCTTACGGAATTTATCCTGAGTACAAAGACTATTATGCTTTTCATATATTTTACGACGGAAATATCTCGAAAAAAGAATGTGAAGAATTTTTGGAACGTCATTTTGACATAATTAATCTTTCTAAAATACCAACAAGGAAGACTCCAGGAATCACAGATGTACCGTTGATCTGGAGATATTTTGTGACACCTCTTCCAACCAAATTAAATGAAAGTCAGTTGGATGAGAAAGAGTTTGTGGCAAGATGCGTCATGAAAATAAATACGAAAATTAATGGAGCATATGTGTTTTCCAGTGGTAAAAATATGGGCGTTTTTAAAGCGGTAGGCTATCCCGAGGATGTCGGAGAATTCTATAGACTTTCAGAGTATGAAGGTTATTCCTGGACCGCTCATGGAAGATATCCAACCAATACCCCAGGATGGTGGGGAGGAGCCCATCCTTTTGCATTATTAGATTACTCTGTAGTACACAATGGTGAAATATCTTCTTATGATGCTAATAGAAGATCTATTGAAATGTATGGCTATAAATGCACATTACAGACAGACACTGAAGTCATTACTTATATCATCGATTATTTAAATCGTAAAATAGGACTTAATTTAGAAGAAATATCGGCTGTTGTTGCAGCTCCATTCTGGCAGGTTATTGACAGGATGCCAAAGGAAGAAAAAGAAAAGTATACGTATTTGAGAAGTGCTTTTGCATCTTTACTGATCACAGGGCCGTTTTCCATATTAGTAGGATTTGATGGAGGGATGATGGCGTTAAATGACAGATTAAAACTTCGTTCCATGGTGGTTGGAGAAAAAGATGACATGGTTTACATGGCAAGTGAGGAATGTGCTATACGAGTTATAGAACAGAATTTAGACAAAGTTTGGTCGCCTCAGGGTGGAGAAGCAGTTATTGTTACGTTGAATGGAGGTGCAAAGTAA